Below is a window of Planctomycetes bacterium MalM25 DNA.
GTTCTTGATGACACGACCTTCGTGAGCATCGACGACCGCAACATCAGCTCCACGGGCGAGACGGTCAGTCTGTCCGGCACGATCGGCAGCTCGTACAGCACCATGCGTGTCGTGTTCGCCGTCGATGCCCCCAACGGCTCCCGGGGCCTGATTGACGATGTCAGCCTCGCGGTGACCTCGGCCATCCCCGAGCCGAGCACCGTCGCCCTGTCGATGCTGGCCCTCGCCGGCCTCGGTTTCCGCCGCCGCCTCGCCTGATGCGGCGACCGGCTTAGTTCTCGACTTGAGCCGGCCCTGTCGTGTGACGGGGCCGGCTCTTTTTAGGCGCCCCGAGCCTTGCCCTTGTTGTTGGGCACTTCACGTTGCGTGACGGCACGGCTCGCTCCGCTGCGGCATCCGAGGTAGCCTCAGCATTCACCGAGGTTTGAGAGGCCTGGCACTTGGAGAGGATGAGCCGATGGTTTGGAGATCGCGTTGCGTAGGGGTCTTGCTGCTTATCTTGGCCCAAGGGGTGGTGGGGCGAGCCGGCGAGCCCGAGCTGCCGACGCCTCCCGAGGAGCACGCCTCCTGGGAGCCGATGGGCGAGCTGGCGAAGTTGCTCAAGAAGATGCGGGCCTCCTGCGAGAAGTCGCAGAAGGTCTTCCGCCCCCTCAGCCGCGAGCAGATGAACTGGCGCCCGCCCAATGGCACGCACACCCCGCGCTGGAACGCCGAACACCTGATGGGCCGGCAGCTCCTCTTCTTCAGCCAGATCTACGCGGCGATCGATCCCGATCGGCACGAGGCGATCGACCTCAACCCGGCTCAGATGCCCCCCGACTACAAGCCGGCTCACCCGGAGTGGACTGGCGAGGGGGAGGCCGACTGGATGCTCCGCGTGAGCGACTACGTGCAGGGCCACGCCTACCTGCTGGAGGGCCTCGACCTCGACGCGAAGGCGCCCGGCAGCCGCTGGAAGCTCCGTGCCCTGCTCAAGCAGATGGACCGCCACTTCACCGAACACACGGCGAACGTGGTCAAGAAGATGAAGCTGCCCGAGTGGCCGGCGGAGTAATCCCGCGGCGTTCCACGTGAAACGATCCTGCCCCTCAGGCGGGTCGGGTGTTCCACGTGGAACAGTCAAGCGGCGTCGCCGGTGGCGGTTGTTTCACGTGGAACGCCCGCCGCGAGGCGTTTCTCTTGGCGGCGCCGGAGGCGGCGGTCGGCCCAGCGGTGGAAGAGCCACGCGACCGGCCAGCTCGCCAGGTAAGCGGTGACCCCCGCCGCGAGCATCGCCAGGGCGGTTGGCAGGGTGAGCAACTCGGCCCGGCGGAGCAGGCTGAGCGTCAGGGAGAGCGGGATCATCGCGGCCATCAGCCGCCAGAGCGTGAGCCGGAAGGGGGTCCGATGCAGCCGGTTGGAACGCCTCCGCCGCGCGTCGGCGATCGATCCCTGAAGCCCCGCGACCTGGCCCAGCACCAGGGCGAGGGTTAGCAAGCCGTAGCTCAACAGCAGCCCGAACCAGTCGGTCGTGCTGGAATAGTTCGAGCTCAGATACAGCCAGAGCGGCGAGGTCGTGAGGAACGCGACCAGCGAACCGGTGAAGACGCCCACTCGGTCGAGAGGCGGTTCATCGCCGAGCAGCTTGAGCGTCAGGGCCAGTGAGGGGACCGTGAAGCTGCAGACAATCGCGGTATAAATGAACCCGAGCCCGAATAGGAACGGGACCGCAAAGAGTGGGTAGGCGAGGCTCAGCAGGAAGACGATGCCCAATTCCTGCGTGCCTCTAAATAAATCAACAAGCAGGTAGTAGGTAATAGGGATGAGAGCGAGCAGCCCAATCAGCAACGGATAGACCCCGCCCGCGATGGCGATCCGAACGCCGACCTGCGGCCAGAACTCATCGCGGGGATTCGCGAGCCCATGCCACCGCCAGCGGTCCCGGGGGTTGGAGTTCGAGTTGGGCAGGGTGGGCACGGCCACGGCGGGCTCTCGGAAGATTGGTGATGGCGCCAGCATAGACGCAAACCGTTCGACTGGCGTTCCCGTTCACCCGGCGGGTCTCTACACTCCGCCGCCCACCCGCCCCGGCCTAGGACGAGACGTCTAGGCTCACCGCGCGTTGGGATCGATCCCCTGCCATCTAACCTCGGTCATCTCCCACGATGGGCCGCGTCCTCTGCATCGCCAATCAGAAAGGTGGCGTCGGCAAGACGACCACCGCCGTGAACCTCGCCGCCGCGCTGGCGGCGTCGGGCGGGCGGACGCTGCTAATCGACCTCGACCCGCAATGCAACGCGACCAGCGCCATCGGCGGCGAGCCGACCGAGCGGCACCCGCTGGTGCAGCGGACTCCGCTCCGCGAGGCGGTCGCGCCGACCCAGGTCGAGAACCTCGAGCTGCTCCCCGGCAGCCGCTCGTTCCACGATGTGGACCACCTCGCCACCGCCGGCGGCAGCGAGTCGCAACTGGTCGCCGAGCACCTGGCGGCGAGCCTCAGCGTGTACGACGCGGTTCTGGTCGACTGCCCCCCGTCGCTCGGCGCCCTGACGGAGACCGCCCTGGCCACGGCCGACGAGGTCGTCATGCCGCTGGAGTGCGAGTACTTCGCGATGGAGGGGCTCACCCAGATGATCGAACTGGTGAAGCGGGTCATGCAGCGGCGGAACAGCCGTTTGCGGCTCGGCGGGATCCTGCTAACCAAACACGACCCGACCCTTGAGCTGACCCATGAGGTCGAGCGCGAGGTGCGGGAGTTCTTTGGCGGGGCGGTCTTCCAGACCGTCGTGCCGCGCGATGTCGCTCTGGCCGAGGCGCCCAGCCACGGCCAATCCATACTCGAATACGATTGCCGCTCGCGCGGAGCGCGGGCCTACATCGAAGTCTGCCAGGAGGTCCTGTCGCCATGAGCAAGGAACGCCGTTTGGGTCGTGGGCTGGAAGCGCTGCTCGGTCGTTCGCTCGACGAGCCGGCGCCAACGCACGCGCCGGTCCCCCAGGCCACCCCCGCCGAAGCGCCTACCACCTCGCCGGCCGACGACGCCACGCACGAGGGCGTCATGTCGCGCGACGGGGAGGGCCAGAAGTGGCTCGACCTGAGCGTGATCGAGCCCAACCCGTTCCAGCCGCGTAAGCGCTTCGACGAAGAAGAGATCGCCGACCTGGCCGACAGCATCCGCGAGCACGGCGTGCTCCAGCCGCTGGTCGTGCGGCGGATCGACGGGCGGTTCGAGCTGGTCGCGGGCGAACGCCGGCTGCGGGCGATCCAGTCGCTCGACTGGAAGCAGGTCCCGGTCACGGTGCGCGACCTGGAGGACCGTCAGACCGCCGAGCTGGCGCTGGTCGAGAACTTGCAGCGCAAGGACCTGAACCCGCTTGAGAAGGCGGCCAGCTTCGAGCGCTACCTCCGCGACTACGACTGCACCCAAGAGGACCTGGCCCGCCGGGTGAGCGTCAATCGCTCGACGGTCGCCAACCTGATCCGTCTGCTCGAGCTGCCCGAGGACGTGAAGGGGATGGTCGTCGCCGGCGACCTGAGCCAGGGCCACGCCCGGGCGTTGTTGTCGCTCGACACGGCCGAGCAATCGAGCGTCGCGAAGCGGGTCTCGGGCGAGGGGCTCTCGGTCCGCAAGACGGAGCAACTGGTCCAAGAGCGGCTCGCCGACGCGGCCGACGAGGCGCTTCGAGTTGTCGGCGAGGACGGTGTCAGCCGCCCCCAGCCGCCCACCCGCAGCGAGCAGCTCGCGTCCCTGGAGACCGAGTTGGCCCGCTCGCTGGGGACCAAGGTGAAGCTGACCCAGACCGCCAAGGGATCCGGGAAGATCACCCTCCACTTCGCCAACGGCGACGAATTCGAGCGCCTCCGCGGCCTGCTAACCCCCCCCGCCCAGCGGGCGTCGGAAGCCGCCTGACCTCGCGATTAGGCACGGTCCTACCGGGAGGGCGAGGCTCCTGCCGAGCTTGAAGCGGGCGTCCGGGACCGGCTCCGCGGGAGCGTTGCCCTCCCGATCCCGCGATGCCTGCCGCCTCGTTGTGGCGAACCGGCTCTCCGCTTAGGATGTCTGCTTCCCAGACGGGGCGTGGCGCAGCCTGGTAGCGCGACTGCTTTGGGAGCAGTAGGTCGCACGTTCGAATCGTGTCGCCCCGACTTGATTTCTGGCTGCTCGACATGGCTACGTCATGATCTCGCTACGCTGTAGTTGAGCGAGTCAAGCCGTCCGGGCGGAGGCGGTCGGCGAGCAGACCGGTGGCTCGTTCTAGGTCGAGATCCACGACCAGCAGGCCGTGTTCGCCGTACGGTTGGTGGGCGACGAGCCGCCCCTCTGGGTCGATCACCGCTGACGTGGTCGTGCCGCCGGGCAGGGCGGCGTTGCAGCTGGCGAAGTAGATCGTGTTCTCCGCGGCCCGGCAGAGCATCGCCTTCTCGTGGAATGTGTTGGCCGGGTCGGCGAACCGAGCGGGCGTCGATGCGCCCGCTTCGGTGATCTCAAAGTGTGGGTGGAAGACGACCTGGGCCCCCGCTCTTGCGGCCCAGCGAACCGTCTCGGGATAGCGCCAGCCTTCGTGGCAGATCACGATGCCGAAGCGGAGGCCGCCGATCTCAAAAAGCCGCCGGCCGTGGCCCGGTTCGTAGGTCGACTCCTCCGAAGGATCGAGCTGCACCTTGTCTTGGTAGCCCGCCAGGACGCCGTTCGGTCGCGTGACCCGGGCGGTGAGCCGGAGTCCCTTGTCGACTCGCCGTTCGGTGCCGAGCACCACGCCGATCTCGCTTTCCATCGCCGCTTGATCGATCCGCTGCCAGGCCTCGTCGAGCCAGTCCGGGTCGAACGGTTCGACCGCACCGCCGGCGCGGTACCCGGGGACATAGCCCTCGGGAAAGACCACGATCTGGGCGCCCGTTCCCGAAGCCCTGAGGACCGCTTCTTGGATTAGCAGGAGCGCCTCGTCCCGATCGACGCCCGGCCGCAAGTTCGCGAGGGCTATCCTGAAGGTGGGCATCACTGTGGGGGGGCTAGTGAGTTCGCTCGACGAGCTGATCGACGACCAGAGCGCCGATGTTGAGCGACGCGGTCGCCGCCGGGCTGGGGGCGTTCAAGACATTGACGATCCGATCGCTCTGGTCGATCAAGAAGTCGTCCACCATCGAGCCGTCGGAGAGGACGGCCTGCGCCCTGACGCCGGCGGGGGCCGGCTCGAGCGCGTCGGCGGTGATCTCGGGGACGAGTCGTTGCAGCGCCTTGACGAAGGCCCGCTTGCTCACGCTCCGCCACATCTCGCCGGCGCCCATCCGCCAGTGTTTCGCGGCGAGCTTCAGGAAGCCGCCGTAGCTGAGCGACTCGGCCAGGTCGGAGAGGTTCAGGGTGGTCTTGCCGTACCCCTCGCGAGCCAGAGCGAGGACGGCGTTGGGGCCGCACTCGATTTGGTTCTTGCCTCCGTGGTTCTGGCCTCCGGGGCCGTCGATCATCCGCGTGAAGTGAACGCCCAAGAAGGGGAACGCGGGGTCGGGGGTCGGGTAGATCAGGTTGCGACAGAGGTGCTTGGCGCCGTCGCGCAGCTTGAAGTACTCGCCCCGGAAGGGGACGATCCGCGCGTCCGGCGTGGCGCCGGTGAGCTTGGCGACCCGGTCGCTGTGCAGGCCGGCGCAGTTGACGACACGCTCCGCCGCGAAGGCGCCCGTGGTGGTCTCCACGACGACTTCGCCCGTGGAATGCTTCACGGCGGTCGCCCGGGCGCCGGTGACGACGCCCCCCTCGGTGGCGTTGAGGATCTCGGCCAGTCGGCGGCAGACGGCGCTGTAATCGACGATGCCCGCTTCGGGCACGTGGATCGCGGCGACGCCCCGGGCGTGCGGCTCGAGCTCCGCCAGCCGCTCGACGCCGATCCGCTCGCATTGGACCCCGTTCGCTTGGCCCCTTTCGAAGATCTTCTCGAGCGCGGGCAGGTCGCCCTCGTCGACGGCGACAATGACCTTGCCGCAGAGTTCGTAGGGGACGCCCTCCGCAGCGCAGAAGGCCTCCATCGCCTTCTTGCCTTCGCGGCAGTTGATCGCCTTGAGCGATCCCGGCTTGTAGTAAATGCCCGAGTGCAGCACGCCCG
It encodes the following:
- a CDS encoding Soj-like protein codes for the protein MGRVLCIANQKGGVGKTTTAVNLAAALAASGGRTLLIDLDPQCNATSAIGGEPTERHPLVQRTPLREAVAPTQVENLELLPGSRSFHDVDHLATAGGSESQLVAEHLAASLSVYDAVLVDCPPSLGALTETALATADEVVMPLECEYFAMEGLTQMIELVKRVMQRRNSRLRLGGILLTKHDPTLELTHEVEREVREFFGGAVFQTVVPRDVALAEAPSHGQSILEYDCRSRGARAYIEVCQEVLSP
- the parB gene encoding putative chromosome-partitioning protein ParB, which encodes MSKERRLGRGLEALLGRSLDEPAPTHAPVPQATPAEAPTTSPADDATHEGVMSRDGEGQKWLDLSVIEPNPFQPRKRFDEEEIADLADSIREHGVLQPLVVRRIDGRFELVAGERRLRAIQSLDWKQVPVTVRDLEDRQTAELALVENLQRKDLNPLEKAASFERYLRDYDCTQEDLARRVSVNRSTVANLIRLLELPEDVKGMVVAGDLSQGHARALLSLDTAEQSSVAKRVSGEGLSVRKTEQLVQERLADAADEALRVVGEDGVSRPQPPTRSEQLASLETELARSLGTKVKLTQTAKGSGKITLHFANGDEFERLRGLLTPPAQRASEAA
- a CDS encoding apolipoprotein N-acyltransferase, with the translated sequence MPTFRIALANLRPGVDRDEALLLIQEAVLRASGTGAQIVVFPEGYVPGYRAGGAVEPFDPDWLDEAWQRIDQAAMESEIGVVLGTERRVDKGLRLTARVTRPNGVLAGYQDKVQLDPSEESTYEPGHGRRLFEIGGLRFGIVICHEGWRYPETVRWAARAGAQVVFHPHFEITEAGASTPARFADPANTFHEKAMLCRAAENTIYFASCNAALPGGTTTSAVIDPEGRLVAHQPYGEHGLLVVDLDLERATGLLADRLRPDGLTRSTTA
- the lhgO gene encoding L-2-hydroxyglutarate oxidase LhgO encodes the protein MTPRSDLLVIGGGIVGLATAHRYLERFPDAVVRVLEKEAAVAQHQTGHNSGVLHSGIYYKPGSLKAINCREGKKAMEAFCAAEGVPYELCGKVIVAVDEGDLPALEKIFERGQANGVQCERIGVERLAELEPHARGVAAIHVPEAGIVDYSAVCRRLAEILNATEGGVVTGARATAVKHSTGEVVVETTTGAFAAERVVNCAGLHSDRVAKLTGATPDARIVPFRGEYFKLRDGAKHLCRNLIYPTPDPAFPFLGVHFTRMIDGPGGQNHGGKNQIECGPNAVLALAREGYGKTTLNLSDLAESLSYGGFLKLAAKHWRMGAGEMWRSVSKRAFVKALQRLVPEITADALEPAPAGVRAQAVLSDGSMVDDFLIDQSDRIVNVLNAPSPAATASLNIGALVVDQLVERTH